From one Nematostella vectensis chromosome 7, jaNemVect1.1, whole genome shotgun sequence genomic stretch:
- the LOC5520743 gene encoding E3 ubiquitin-protein ligase synoviolin A: protein MMREMVLTAASLALTGAVVANAYYQKHQFYPSVVYLTKSSPSMAVLYLQAFVFVILMGKLIRKVFFGQLRAAEMEHLIERSWYAVTETCLAFTVFRDDFSPRFVAQFTMLLFLKCFHWLAEDRIDYMERSPVLTWLFHVRAICLLTFLGLVDSFLVHVAYNTTIQSGASVQLVFGFEYAILLTMVATVFMKYTLHVIDLQSENPWDNKAVFLLYTELIMGFIKAVLYICFVAIMIKVHTFPLFAIRPMYLTLRGFKKSLSDVIMSRRAISNMNTLYPDATAEELAQGDNVCIICREEMTTACKKLPCNHIFHASCLRSWFQRQQTCPTCRMDVLRPQARPQSQPAPAAPPQMPQANGMPMMGQFGMFPGWPQMGMPPPPGPGQPEMPGQPQVTPQTPSPASPGSSTSPSAVPPMAMPQMSGMPPFMMPPPPFMMPPMMGLPFMPPPPPPPSTEDLSSLGVEELAAVEGRERQQVESRIAMLRNVHMLLDVAIGQLNQYTQMVNAQSQASSSTSTQTNSSTESSAAKTKGEKPPAKPKDAPKSTSDWPSLTSPAIQPVAPATPSTTTTAPSTADSKETTSPLVPEAVGASPEAADSAEDEASQELRRRRLERFMSGEAEGKKAEDTNESSV, encoded by the exons ATGATGCGAGAGATGGTGCTCACAGCGGCGAGCTTGGCCCTAACGGGGGCCGTTGTCGCGAATGCTTACTACCAGAAACATCAGTTTTATCCCTCTGTTGTCTACCTCACAAAGTCTTCCCCGAGTATGGCG GTTCTTTATCTGCAAGCTTTTGTCTTCGTTATTCTAATGGGAAAGCTTATACGGAAAGTGTTTTTCGGCCAGTTACGGGCTGCTGAGATGGAG CATTTGATAGAGAGATCATGGTATGCAGTCACTGAGACCTGCCTTGCCTTTACTGTGTTCAGAGATGACTTCAGTCCTCGATTTGTAGCTCAGTTCACCATGTTGCTATTTCTGAAGTGCTTTCACTGGCTAGCAGAGGACAGAATAGATTATATGGAGCGCAGTCCTGTGCTGACATGGTTATTCCATGTGCGTGCCATCTGTTTATTAACATTCCTTGGACTTGTGGATAGTTTTCTTGTTCATGTGGCATATAATACAACTATACAGAGCGGGGCTTCAGTGCAGCTTGTTTTTGGATTTGAG taTGCCATTTTGCTGACAATGGTAGCAACAGTGTTTATGAAGTACACTCTGCATGTGATAGACCTGCAAAGTGAAAACCCTTGGGATAACAAAGCTGTCTTCCTTCTCTATACAGAGCTTATAATGG GATTTATCAAGGCTGTGCTGTATATCTGCTTTGTGGCTATCATGATCAAAGTCCATACTTTCCCATTATTCGCCATCAGGCCTATGTACCTCACACTCAG AGGGTTCAAAAAGTCACTTAGTGATGTTATTATGTCTAGGAGAGCTATATCAAATATGAATACATT ATATCCAGATGCAACTGCAGAGGAGCTAGCCCAGGGAGACAATGTGTGCATTATCTGCAGAGAAGAGATGACAACTGCCTGTAAAAAGCTTCCCTGTAATCACATTTTCCATGCCAGCTGCCTTAGGTCCTGGTTCCAGAGGCAACAGACCTGTCCCACTTGTCGCATGGATGTACTACGCCCCCAGGCACGCCCACAGTCCCAACCTGCACCAGCAGCCCCACCACAAATGCCACAAGCAAACG GAATGCCTATGATGGGTCAATTCGGCATGTTTCCTGGATGGCCACAAATGGGTATGCCACCACCACCTGGACCTGGTCAACCAGAAATGCCTGGACAACCACAGGTCACACCTCAAACACCAAGCCCTGCCAGTCCAG GCTCCAGTACTTCACCAAGTGCAGTCCCCCCCATGGCAATGCCACAG ATGTCTGGCATGCCCCCTTTCATGATGCCACCGCCACCATTTATGATGCCTCCTATGATGG GCTTGCCGTTCATGCCACCCCCTCCACCACCTCCCAGTACCGAAGACCTTTCGTCACTTGGAGTGGAGGAGCTGGCAGCTGTAGAGGGAAGAGAGAGGCAGCAGGTTGAGTCCCGTATTGCGATGCTGAGGAACGTACACATGTTGCTTGATGTGGCTATAGGCCAACTGAACCAGTACACGCAGATGGTCAACGCACAGAG CCAAGCTTCCTCTTCCACGTcaacacaaacaaactctTCGACTGAATCCAGTGCGGCAAAAACCAAAGGAGAGAAACCTCCTGCTAAGCCAAAAGACGCTCCTAAAAGTACTTCTGATTGGCCTTCCCTCACCTCCCCCGCCATCCAACCCGTCGCACCAGCCACGCCCAGTACCACTACTACAGCACCTTCGACGGCTGATAGTAAAGAGACTACATCCCCTCTGGTCCCCGAGGCTGTGGGCGCGAGTCCAGAGGCTGCAGACAGTGCGGAGGATGAGGCCAGTCAAGAGCTGAGGAGGAGGCGACTGGAGCGGTTCATGAGCGGCGAGGCCGAGGGGAAGAAGGCGGAAGATACGAACGAGTCATCAGTTTGA
- the LOC5520848 gene encoding monocarboxylate transporter 3 → MPCCFTRGAPPRPRDGPWAWLVCFSAAIMNFMHFGFSQSFGVFLPVLGDYFNEDKEKTAWVGSIAIAFTFLMSPVAVRMSQRFGLRLVTMCSGALLVISLVTSSFVEDLVYLYFSYGVLFGIGASSILSNSFLVCVWYFSPGKRSLAMGIAASGGSIGIMAIGPTMQALIDSVGWRNAFRAMAAFASLVCVLGATYDPNVEHRTVDQRPRFRNICEIVDISVYKNSTYTIGTITVVLAYFGFFIPNLHIVRYAEDLLISGTKASQLFIYMGICSTVFRVFMGRLLDLKWLTPLQGVQVSALIMGLSIIALGSVSSYYHFVIFAVFFGSGSGAFVITQAVMFQTSLETKKSAIGLGMGYFCLSVTVVSGAPTVGFIADQLGSYIPSFYVIGGILLFAAVFPCALYCYRFLQKKGTEESVHESDETDWGLQGLEIERLIEVSRETVL, encoded by the exons ATGCCGTGCTGCTTCACAAGGGGTGCACCCCCTCGCCCCCGTGATGGGCCATGGGCGTGGCTAGTCTGTTTCTCTGCTGCCATTATGAACTTTATGCACTTCGGCTTCTCACAGAGCTTCGGTGTCTTCCTTCCTGTATTGGGGGACTACTTTAACGAGGACAAAGAAAAGACAG CCTGGGTTGGATCAATCGCCATCGCCTTCACCTTCTTAATGAGTCCGGTTGCTGTGCGCATGTCACAGCGCTTTGGTCTGCGCCTCGTTACAATGTGCAGCGGTGCCCTTCTCGTTATCTCTTTGGTTACGAGCTCCTTCGTTGAAGACCTCGTCTATTTGTACTTCTCCTACGGGGTCTTATTTGGTATCGGTGCTAGTAGCATTCTCAGTAACTCATTCCTGGTTTGCGTATGGTACTTCTCGCCGGGAAAACGCTCACTGGCAATGGGTATCGCCGCATCTGGTGGGAGTATCGGCATCATGGCCATCGGCCCTACCATGCAAGCACTTATTGATTCGGTCGGGTGGAGGAATGCCTTTAGGGCGATGGCTGCGTTTGCAAGCTTAGTTTGCGTACTTGGGGCTACGTACGACCCTAATGTCGAGCACAGAACTGTAGATCAACGCCCGAGGTTCCGGAACATCTGCGAAATCGTGGATATTTCTGTTTACAAAAACTCTACATACACAATCGGGACTATAACAGTTGTACTCGCGTACTTTGGGTTCTTTATTCCAAACTTGCACATCGTGCGCTACGCAGAGGACTTGCTCATTTCAGGCACAAAGGCATCGCAGTTATTCATATACATGGGGATTTGCTCGACTGTCTTCCGGGTATTCATGGGCAGGCTATTGGATTTAAAGTGGCTGACACCTCTTCAGGGTGTCCAAGTGTCCGCTTTAATCATGGGTCTGTCAATCATCGCTCTTGGCTCCGTCTCTAGCTACTACCATTTTGTTATATTTGCGGTATTCTTCGGATCAGGAAGCGGCGCATTTGTCATCACTCAAGCAGTCATGTTCCAGACAAGCCTTGAGACCAAGAAAAGCGCTATTGGTCTTGGAATGGGATACTTTTGTTTGTCTGTGACCGTGGTATCCGGCGCACCTACAGTCG GTTTCATAGCTGACCAACTTGGATCGTATATCCCGTCGTTTTACGTTATTGGCGGTATCCTGCTATTCGCCGCTGTGTTCCCTTGCGCCTTGTACTGTTACAGATTCTTGCAGAAGAAGGGCACAGAAGAGTCTGTCCATGAAAGTGATGAGACAGACTGGGGGCTGCAAGGGTTAGAGATCGAACGGTTGATTGAAGTTAGCAGGGAAACAGTGCTTTGA